The region GCGAGAATACATTGAACCAATTACTGACCGAAATGGATGGTTTTGGAACCGATACTAATGTTATTGTATTGGCAGCTACTAACCGTGCAGATGTATTAGACAAAGCATTAATGAGAGCAGGTCGTTTTGACCGACAAATTTATGTTGATTTACCAGACATTCGTGAACGTAAAGAAATTTTTGAGGTACATTTAAAAAACATCAAGAAAGAAGAAGAATTAGATACTGACTTTTTAGCGAAACAAACCCCTGGTTTCTCTGGTGCTGATATTGCGAATGTATGTAATGAAGCAGCTTTAATTGCCGCAAGAAAAGATAAAAAAGCCGTAAATAAACAAGATTTCTTAGATGCGGTTGATCGTATTGTTGGAGGATTAGAAAAGAAAAACAAAATCCTTACACCAGACGAAAAAAGAGCAATTGCTATTCACGAAGCAGGACACGCAACTGTAAGTTGGATGTTACGTTATGCTGCGCCATTGGTAAAAGTAACCATCGTTCCAAGAGGACAAAGTTTGGGAGCAGCTTGGTATTTACCAGAAGAAAGACAAATTGTACGTACAGAACAAATGTTAGATGAAATGTGTGCTACAATGGGTGGACGTGCTGCAGAGAAAGTTGTGTTTGATAAAATATCAACTGGTGCTTTAAGTGACTTAGAAAAAGTTACGCGTCAGGCCAGAGCTATGGTAACTATTTATGGTTTAAATGACAAGTTAGGTAACATAACTTATTATGATTCATCAGGTCAGAGCGATTATAATTTTTCAAAACCTTATTCTGAAGAAACAGCTCAAGTAATTGACAAAGAAATTTCAGCTATAATTGAAGAACAATACCAAAGAGCAATTACTATTTTATCTGAAAACAGAGAAAAATTAGAACAATTAGCGAATATACTTATTGAAAAAGAAGTAATTTTTAAAGATGATTTAGAAACTATTTTTGGTAAACGTCCGTTTGAAACTGAAAACCAAACTATTGAAGATAAAAAAACAGAAAATAACACTGAAAACATCTTAAATAGTTCAACAGAATCATTAACAAATTCTTCAAGTGATAACAATCCTGAAACTCCTGAAGAATAATTAGTTAAAAAATATTTTAAAAAATCTTAATTTGAAAGCAATTTTAAATTAAGATTTTTTTATATTTGGAAGTTAGGAACCGTTAGATGAAAAGAATGAATATTTTTAAGAAAATATTTGGTACTCAAGGAGAAAACGAAGATCAAGATAAAAAAGACCATAAAAGTCCCTATTCGCCAGATTTAAATTTACCTGTAGATGAATTGTTTACTGTTAATTTTAAACAAAATGGCGGTAAGTTTATCTATTGTGAAAATATTGGAGAAATTCATGAGAATTTTGAAAACATATTAGAAGAAAATGATTGGTTTGAAACAAATGCACAATGCTTTGATTCAAGATTATTTCATTTTTTAGATGAAAATAGATTAAATTATACGGATAATACTACTCCTTCTTTCTTCTTTACTTCATGTGAAAACTTAATTGCAGACGAAGGTTCCATTCTTTTTTCATCAAAACAATTGAAACAGTTTAAAATTGACGAGCTCCCAACAAATATTGTGGTTTTTGCTTCAACAAGTCAAATTTTACTTTCAAAAAGCGATGGTATGCGTAGTATTAAAAACAGATATAACGGAGAATATCCAACAAACATCACAGCTATTAAATACTTTGAAAAAGCAACTGAAGAAGACTTCTTACATTATGGAAGCTGTCATAAAAATTTATACTTGCTACTGTTAGAAGATTTATAAGATGAACGAAACATTAACAAGAGCACTTTCTGGAGGTGTATATGTTGCACTATTAATTTTTTGCACATTATTTTCTTCTATGAGCTTTCATATACTTTTTACAATTTTTATGTGCTTAAGTATTTATGAATTTTCAAAGATGACCAATTTTAAATATCCTTATATATTTGCTATATTAGGCATATTACTTTCTATTGCTATTTATATTAGCAAATCCAATCCATTCAATTTCATCTATTTATCACTAGGAAGTGTTATTTTTAATCTAATGCTTTTAAATAACTTGTTTAAAAATGTCCCTTTTTCAAAATACCATAAAACAATTAATCATTTATTCTTATATATAACTATTCCATTTATTTTACTTCTACTTTTACCTAATTTTAAAAATCCATCTGAACATAAAATTATCATTTCCATATTTATTATGATTTGGTGTAATGATACTTTTGCTTATTTAGTTGGAAAAACAATAGGTAAAAACAAATTAATGGAACGCATATCTCCTAAAAAAACAATAGAAGGTTTTATTGGAGGTGTAGTTTTTACTATTCTATCAAGTATAATAATTAGTTATTTTTATACTTTTTTTAGTGTAACTTTGTGGGTTGTTACCGCTTTGTTAATTTCAATATTCGGAACTTTAGGTGATTTAATAGAATCGAAGTTTAAAAGAGAAGCTGGAATTAAAGACAGTGGTACAATAATGCCAGGGCATGGCGGTATATTAGATCGATTAGATAGTGTAATTTTCGTTACACCATTTATATATATATTTTATTTAATTTATTTTAATTATGTTTCATAAAGAAGGAGGCAAAATAATATTAATCGCCACATTTTTATCTGTTTTAGGTGTTTTTGTAGCTGATTATTTTTTAAGTGAAAATTTTCCAATTATTTTTAAAATTGTTGGTGCTTTAATTTTAGTGTTTTTAGTATTAATTCTTCAATTTTTCAGAAATCCAACAAGAATAGCCGACAATAGTGATAATCATATACTAGCTCCAGTTGACGGCAAAGTAGTAGTAATTGAAGAAGTATATGAGTCTGAATATTTTAAAGATAAACGTTTGATGGTATCTATTTTTATGTCGCCTATTAACGTTCACGTTACAAGATATTGCGTTAACGGAATCGTAAAATATAGTAAATACCATCCTGGTAAATATTTAGTAGCTTGGCATCCTAAAGCAAGTGAAGAAAATGAACGAACTACTGTTGTAATTGAAAACAGAGTATATGGTGAAATTTTATACCGACAAATTGCTGGCGCTTTAGCAAGAAGAATTGTAAACTATGCACAAGAAGGCATGAGAGTAGTACAAGGTAAAGATGCAGGTTTTATTAAATTTGGATCTCGTGTTGACATCTATTTACCTATTGGAACTCCTATCAATGTAAAATTAGGCGATAAAGCTATTGGTAATAAAACTATAATCAGTAAAAAAATAAATGAGTAAACAATCGTTAGACGAAAGATTTAAGGAAGCAATTCGTATTGCCAACGAACAAATTCCTAAAACTTCTGTACCACAAGACGTACAATTGGTGCTTTATGCTTATTACAAGCAGGCTCTTTCTGAAAACATCAGCTACAATCATCATGGCTATGAATCAGATGAATTAATTACCGCATTTAAACAAAACGCTTGGATGCAAGTAAGACATCTTACAGCAGATGAAGCTAAAGAAAAATATATTGAAAACATTAATCAATTGTTAAAAGATAGGCAGTAACGCTTATCTTTTTTAATTTTGTACAACAATAAAAACTAAAACTTATGAAAAAGATAATTATTACAGGAATTTTATTAGGCTCAATGCTAAGCTTTGCAGGATGCAAAAAAGATAAAGAATTAGTTGAAGTCACTATTCCTGAACCTGAAAAAACAGAAACTAAATCAGCCATTGGAAATCCAGAAAATGTAAAAGCTGAAGACCAAGACGGCCCTTTTCAAATGATGAAATTACCGTATGCTTATAATGCTTTAGAACCTTTTATTGATGCTCAAACTATGGAAATCCATTTTTCAAAACATCATGTCAATTATTGTAATAAATTAAATGCTGCTGTAAAAGGAACTGACTTAGCTAACAAATCAATTGAAGCTATTCTAACTAAACTTGATTTGAAAAATAATGATGTTAGAAATAATGGCGGAGGATATTACAATCACAACTTATTTTTCGAAATACTAGGTCAAAACAACACCGAACCAAAAGACGCCATATTAGAAGCAATTAACAAAGACTTTGGTTCATTTGAAAATTTTAGGACTCAATTTTCTGAAAAAGCAAATAAACTATTTGGTTCTGGATGGGTTTGGTTAATTGTAGACAAAACAGGTAAATTGGTTATAACTACTTCTGTTAATCAAGACAATCCATTGATGCCAAATGCAGAAATTAAAGGAACACCAGTTTTAGCTTTAGATGTTTGGGAACATGCCTATTATTTAAAGTATCAAAATAAAAGAAAAGATTATGTTGAAGCGTTTTACAATGTAATCAACTGGAGTAAAGTAAATGAAAAATTTACCGATGCAAAATCGAAAATTGAATAATAAAAAAGGGAGCTCAAGAGCTCCCTTTTTTATGTTTTAAGATAATTTTTATACTATCTAAGTGTAAATGAAGACTTCGCAACTAAATTTCCATCTTTATCAAATACATTTACAAAATAAGCACCTCCTACTATGTTTTTAACTGGTAAATCTTCCTGAACGGTTACAGTTTTATTTTCATATTTAATAGTTTTAGCAAAACTATACGATAAATATTTATCACCATAAGTTTCCATTTTCTTTTCACCTAAAACATTACTTTTACTGTCAATTACTTGAACATAATACGATTTATCACCTGTTTTAGCAATTTGATTTTCAGCAATTGTAAAACTTATTTTTAATACATCTGCTTTACTTGCTTTATCAGTATCAATTTGTTTACCTGAACTTCTTTGTTTAACTGCTAACGTTTGAAGATTTAAAATTGACAACTTTTGTCCTTTTTCAACCGTTTTTGCTAAACTTGTTTTTTGATTATTAAGTGTATCAATTTGAACTCTAGCATCAGAAAGAACAACAGTAGTACTATCTAAATCTTTTGTTAATTTTACGTTTTTTTCTTTTAACGAATTATTCTCAGCAACTAAATTATCCATATCTTTTTTCAATTGAAAATATTGTGATTTGAATTTAGCCATTGAAGCAGCATCACCTTCAGATTTTTTTAATTTTTCAAGCAATTCTACCATTTTAGCCTGCTCCTCTTCTAACTCTCCTTTTAAGGCAGTGTTATCCGCAATTGCTTTATCGTATTCTGCAATTTTAGCCTCTAATTCAGCTTGTAATTTTCCTTTTTCAGAGGTAAGTTTTGTTTCAACTTCTGTACTATCATTTTTTAATTTGTACATGTAAGCTAAACTTCCTAATAAAAGTAATGATAAAACAACTACTGCGGCTTTTAACCCTGAATTTCTAGGATTTGATTGATTAAGTTCCATTGTCTATAAGATTTAGATTATGAGTTTCACAAAAATATGATTATTTTTACTTTATTACACTATAATTAACGATTTCTTTATGCAAAATAGTATATTTGAATTCAATTTTTAAAGCAATAATGGAAAATTTAAAAATATTTAATGCTAATGATTTAGCCCGTTTAACACAACATAGAAGTGGTGAAGTTAAATTTGGTGAAAAAATTTTAACAGTCCCTAAAGATGAAAATCCATTTGAGTTCATCAAAAATTGTGAAGCAAATTTTGTACTATTAGGACTACCTGAAGATATTGGAGTGAAAGCAAATTTTGGAAGAGTTGGAACAGCTTCAGCATTTCATAGCACTTTAAAAAGTTTAGTCAATTTTCAACATAATAAATTTTGCAAAGGAAGAGAATTAATAGCTCTCGGAGAAATTAACTTTTCAGAAGAAATGGAAATTGCTTCTAATCTGGATGCAACAATTAAAGAAGATCGAAAACAATTGTTCAAATTAGTTGAAAAGATTGATAAAGAAGTTTCACACATCATTTGTAACATAA is a window of Flavobacterium indicum GPTSA100-9 = DSM 17447 DNA encoding:
- the ftsH gene encoding ATP-dependent zinc metalloprotease FtsH, which translates into the protein MSENNKNKPTIKVYKIGPWFFPTLIILLFLAINFFDKGFSSFGFPEPISVSKFEELLAKNEIKDVIIYNEKSAEIVLNDRGLNDPQIRKSKNNVFSRDNKKGPHFVIESIGSSELFQKSLKEAKDQRLISNYSFKETSDWGEIITFLLPTFLIIGFFYFMSRRMGGAGGGGGQIFSIGKSKAKLFDEKTDTRITFENVAGLEGAKEEIQEIVEFLKNPEKYTSIGGKIPKGALLVGPPGTGKTLLAKAVAGEAKVPFFSLSGSDFVEMFVGVGASRVRDLFKQAKEKAPAIIFIDEIDAVGRARGKSNFSGGNDERENTLNQLLTEMDGFGTDTNVIVLAATNRADVLDKALMRAGRFDRQIYVDLPDIRERKEIFEVHLKNIKKEEELDTDFLAKQTPGFSGADIANVCNEAALIAARKDKKAVNKQDFLDAVDRIVGGLEKKNKILTPDEKRAIAIHEAGHATVSWMLRYAAPLVKVTIVPRGQSLGAAWYLPEERQIVRTEQMLDEMCATMGGRAAEKVVFDKISTGALSDLEKVTRQARAMVTIYGLNDKLGNITYYDSSGQSDYNFSKPYSEETAQVIDKEISAIIEEQYQRAITILSENREKLEQLANILIEKEVIFKDDLETIFGKRPFETENQTIEDKKTENNTENILNSSTESLTNSSSDNNPETPEE
- a CDS encoding lactate utilization protein B/C, which encodes MNIFKKIFGTQGENEDQDKKDHKSPYSPDLNLPVDELFTVNFKQNGGKFIYCENIGEIHENFENILEENDWFETNAQCFDSRLFHFLDENRLNYTDNTTPSFFFTSCENLIADEGSILFSSKQLKQFKIDELPTNIVVFASTSQILLSKSDGMRSIKNRYNGEYPTNITAIKYFEKATEEDFLHYGSCHKNLYLLLLEDL
- a CDS encoding phosphatidate cytidylyltransferase; translation: MNETLTRALSGGVYVALLIFCTLFSSMSFHILFTIFMCLSIYEFSKMTNFKYPYIFAILGILLSIAIYISKSNPFNFIYLSLGSVIFNLMLLNNLFKNVPFSKYHKTINHLFLYITIPFILLLLLPNFKNPSEHKIIISIFIMIWCNDTFAYLVGKTIGKNKLMERISPKKTIEGFIGGVVFTILSSIIISYFYTFFSVTLWVVTALLISIFGTLGDLIESKFKREAGIKDSGTIMPGHGGILDRLDSVIFVTPFIYIFYLIYFNYVS
- a CDS encoding phosphatidylserine decarboxylase family protein is translated as MFHKEGGKIILIATFLSVLGVFVADYFLSENFPIIFKIVGALILVFLVLILQFFRNPTRIADNSDNHILAPVDGKVVVIEEVYESEYFKDKRLMVSIFMSPINVHVTRYCVNGIVKYSKYHPGKYLVAWHPKASEENERTTVVIENRVYGEILYRQIAGALARRIVNYAQEGMRVVQGKDAGFIKFGSRVDIYLPIGTPINVKLGDKAIGNKTIISKKINE
- a CDS encoding acyl-CoA-binding protein, which codes for MSKQSLDERFKEAIRIANEQIPKTSVPQDVQLVLYAYYKQALSENISYNHHGYESDELITAFKQNAWMQVRHLTADEAKEKYIENINQLLKDRQ
- a CDS encoding superoxide dismutase, with protein sequence MKKIIITGILLGSMLSFAGCKKDKELVEVTIPEPEKTETKSAIGNPENVKAEDQDGPFQMMKLPYAYNALEPFIDAQTMEIHFSKHHVNYCNKLNAAVKGTDLANKSIEAILTKLDLKNNDVRNNGGGYYNHNLFFEILGQNNTEPKDAILEAINKDFGSFENFRTQFSEKANKLFGSGWVWLIVDKTGKLVITTSVNQDNPLMPNAEIKGTPVLALDVWEHAYYLKYQNKRKDYVEAFYNVINWSKVNEKFTDAKSKIE